A genomic region of Fodinisporobacter ferrooxydans contains the following coding sequences:
- a CDS encoding SDR family NAD(P)-dependent oxidoreductase: protein MFKLDNKVAIVTGSGSKKGIGRTIALTLAKQGAAVVVADINMDGVQDTVNAITEAGGKVLGVELNVTSKESVDAMVEKVLETYGRIDILVNNAGISQKVTIQDMTLEDITRIFNVNMFGLFLCTQAVLETMKKQKYGRIVSLSSVSAKRGGGVFGGAHYSASKAAVLGFSKNLAREVALDGITVNCVAPGLVNTDIWKSLPENQAKEVIAGIPMGRPGETEEVAATIAFLASEEASYITGEEIDINGGSHMD from the coding sequence GTGTTTAAATTAGATAATAAAGTAGCGATCGTTACTGGCAGCGGTTCCAAAAAAGGGATTGGGCGTACTATTGCTTTAACACTTGCAAAACAGGGGGCAGCAGTTGTTGTCGCTGATATTAATATGGACGGGGTTCAAGATACGGTTAATGCTATCACAGAAGCTGGCGGAAAAGTTTTAGGGGTAGAATTAAATGTAACCAGCAAAGAATCTGTTGATGCCATGGTGGAGAAGGTACTTGAAACATATGGACGGATCGATATCCTTGTAAATAACGCAGGAATTTCACAAAAAGTTACTATTCAAGATATGACACTTGAGGATATAACAAGAATATTTAATGTGAATATGTTTGGATTATTCTTATGCACCCAAGCAGTACTAGAAACAATGAAAAAGCAAAAGTATGGTAGGATTGTAAGTCTTTCCTCGGTATCAGCAAAACGAGGAGGAGGAGTATTTGGCGGGGCACACTATTCCGCTTCAAAGGCAGCGGTGTTAGGGTTTTCCAAGAATCTTGCCCGCGAGGTTGCACTTGATGGAATAACAGTAAACTGTGTTGCACCAGGACTTGTGAATACGGACATATGGAAGTCTCTTCCTGAGAATCAGGCAAAGGAAGTTATAGCAGGCATACCTATGGGAAGACCTGGTGAAACGGAAGAAGTTGCGGCAACCATCGCATTCTTAGCTTCAGAAGAAGCATCCTATATTACTGGTGAAGAAATAGATATTAATGGTGGTTCACACATGGATTAG